In a single window of the Bacteroidia bacterium genome:
- a CDS encoding aldehyde dehydrogenase family protein: MKKLYIPYVAGEFVASGKRLAVRSPYSGEAVFETFSCDHLTLEKALASAFAARGEMQMLPSWKKEEILLHLASRIGELEEFFTQVIILESGKPYRYAKAEVERAIQTFKVAAEECKRLPKDYFSLDWTKAGEGREGLVKYFPSGVVAGISPFNFPLNLAVHKIAPAIAAGCPIILKPASATPISTLALAELVSETALPKGGFHVLPMDRNTGVQLVEDPRVAVLSFTGSPDVGWNLKSRAGKKKVVLELGGNAGVIVSATADVDLAVKRSLTGAFGYSGQVCIHAQRFFIHESCWEKFTGDLMASTLLLKEGNPMSPETAVSHLIDSEAAERVEQWIREAEQEGAKILCGGQRQGNFVEPTILTNVNPEMKVCREEVFGPVITMEKFSSFPDAVERLNKGRFGLQAGVFTQLVHELDMAFHQLEVGGVIHNDVPTFRMDHMPYGGVKDSGLGREGVPYAIREFMEARILVK; this comes from the coding sequence ATGAAAAAACTATACATCCCATATGTTGCCGGAGAGTTCGTTGCTTCTGGTAAACGCCTGGCTGTCAGGTCGCCATACAGCGGGGAAGCCGTTTTCGAAACGTTCTCCTGCGACCACCTTACCCTGGAAAAAGCCCTGGCCTCTGCCTTCGCGGCACGGGGGGAAATGCAGATGCTCCCCTCCTGGAAAAAAGAGGAAATCCTGCTCCACCTGGCCTCCAGAATCGGAGAATTGGAGGAATTCTTTACGCAGGTAATCATTCTGGAATCAGGGAAACCTTACCGGTATGCCAAAGCAGAGGTAGAAAGAGCAATCCAGACATTTAAAGTGGCGGCGGAAGAGTGTAAGCGTTTGCCCAAAGATTATTTTTCACTCGACTGGACCAAAGCAGGAGAGGGTCGGGAAGGACTCGTGAAATACTTCCCCTCCGGAGTGGTAGCAGGTATTTCACCTTTTAATTTTCCCCTCAACCTTGCAGTTCATAAGATCGCACCTGCAATTGCGGCGGGTTGTCCCATCATTCTAAAGCCGGCCTCAGCTACTCCCATCAGCACACTGGCTTTGGCTGAGCTGGTTTCTGAAACGGCACTTCCTAAAGGAGGGTTTCACGTGCTGCCCATGGACCGGAATACCGGAGTTCAGCTGGTGGAAGATCCACGAGTGGCAGTTTTATCTTTCACAGGTTCTCCCGATGTGGGTTGGAATCTGAAAAGCAGAGCAGGAAAGAAGAAAGTAGTGCTGGAACTGGGTGGAAACGCGGGCGTCATCGTTTCAGCCACGGCAGATGTGGATCTGGCAGTCAAAAGATCGCTTACCGGTGCATTCGGTTATTCCGGACAGGTTTGTATCCACGCGCAACGCTTTTTTATTCATGAATCGTGCTGGGAAAAATTCACGGGCGATCTGATGGCGTCTACATTGTTATTGAAGGAGGGAAATCCGATGTCGCCGGAAACAGCAGTCTCACACCTGATCGATTCCGAGGCAGCAGAGAGAGTGGAACAGTGGATCAGAGAGGCCGAGCAGGAAGGAGCAAAAATCTTGTGTGGTGGCCAACGGCAGGGAAATTTTGTGGAGCCCACCATTCTTACGAATGTGAACCCCGAAATGAAGGTCTGCCGGGAGGAGGTATTTGGTCCGGTCATTACTATGGAGAAATTTTCTTCATTTCCGGATGCGGTGGAGCGCTTAAACAAGGGCCGGTTTGGTTTGCAGGCCGGTGTATTCACACAACTTGTCCACGAACTGGACATGGCATTTCACCAGCTGGAAGTGGGTGGCGTAATACATAATGATGTACCTACATTTCGCATGGATCATATGCCGTACGGAGGGGTGAAAGATTCAGGATTAGGCAGGGAAGGAGTACCTTATGCTATTCGTGAGTTTATGGAAGCCCGTATTCTGGTAAAGTAA